In a single window of the Diospyros lotus cultivar Yz01 chromosome 10, ASM1463336v1, whole genome shotgun sequence genome:
- the LOC127812221 gene encoding trans-resveratrol di-O-methyltransferase-like produces the protein MAMNGEERIGTADELLRAHAHVWNHTYAFISSACLKCAVQLGIPDIIHRHGQPMKLSQLVASLPALNPSKSHCIRRLMRLLAHDGFFVELKAATGQEEEAEYTLTPASHLLLTTTPASVSPFVLLALDPLIVKPWNWLTPWLGNDDPTPFLTANGRTLWDYAGQNPAFNSLFNEGMESDARMVASVVIEECRGAFEGLSSLVDVGGGTGTMAKAIAEAFPEMKCTVLDLPQVVDKLPGRKNLFFTPGNMFEVIPPANAILLKWILHDWGDEDCVKILRHCREAIPSGQEGGKVIIIDMVVGHQKLEEANANDDKSTQTQLFFDMLMMVLFSAKERTEKEWAYLFSAAGFSDYKINHTLGLRSLIEVYP, from the exons ATGGCCATGAATGGCGAAGAGAGAATTGGCACTGCTGATGAGCTTCTCCGTGCGCATGCTCACGTCTGGAACCATACCTACGCTTTCATAAGCTCAGCCTGTCTGAAATGTGCAGTTCAGCTGGGCATACCAGACATTATTCACCGCCATGGCCAACCCATGAAGCTCTCCCAGCTGGTTGCTTCTCTTCCTGCTCTCAACCCCTCCAAATCCCACTGCATCCGTCGCCTCATGCGCCTGCTAGCTCACGATGGGTTCTTCGTTGAGCTGAAAGCCGCCACCGGACAGGAGGAAGAAGCCGAGTACACGCTCACGCCGGCCTCCCATCTCCTCCTGACGACTACACCTGCGAGCGTGTCGCCTTTCGTGCTCTTGGCTCTCGATCCTCTCATCGTAAAGCCATGGAATTGGCTGACTCCATGGCTGGGGAACGACGATCCCACCCCGTTCCTGACGGCGAATGGACGGACGCTTTGGGATTACGCTGGCCAGAACCCCGCCTTTAACAGTCTTTTCAACGAGGGCATGGAGAGTGATGCGCGTATGGTGGCGTCTGTGGTGATCGAAGAGTGCAGAGGAGCCTTCGAGGGGCTGAGCTCGTTGGTCGATGTGGGAGGCGGCACCGGGACGATGGCTAAGGCCATTGCGGAGGCATTCCCAGAGATGAAGTGCACTGTGCTTGATCTTCCTCAAGTTGTTGACAAGCTGCCAGGGAGAAAGAACTTGTTCTTCACTCCTGGAAACATGTTTGAGGTCATCCCCCCTGCCAATGCAATTTTACTCAAG TGGATATTGCACGATTGGGGCGATGAAGATTGTGTGAAAATACTAAGGCATTGTAGAGAGGCCATTCCAAGTGGACAGGAAGGAGGAAAAGTTATTATCATCGACATGGTGGTGGGACACCAAAAGCTAGAAGAAGCAAATGCAAATGATGACAAGTCCACCCAAACACAGCTCTTCTTTGATATGTTAATGATGGTGTTGTTCTCTGCAAAggaaagaacagaaaaagagTGGGCATACTTATTCTCCGCAGCTGGATTTAGTGACTACAAGATAAACCATACTTTAGGTTTACGATCTCTCATTGAGGTTTATCCATGA